The Triticum aestivum cultivar Chinese Spring chromosome 7B, IWGSC CS RefSeq v2.1, whole genome shotgun sequence genome window below encodes:
- the LOC123156683 gene encoding disease resistance protein RGA4 — MEFAVAAFSTVAGVALSKLCSVKGKLNTDATIISEELKWIEAAMKDHASSVEPMSFLQAEYFAQLRALAYDIQDCIDSFNAKMTTDDEFADKIAQLKERSTATTERIKRFGFPVQGAAAQAAAAAVPAEIQNFHFLMRGGNLNGDYHNCLLYLRLFPHEHHVRTKPLERRWTAEGLVPGEQGAASNLGMLVGSSIIRSTQRSSNGKVKRCQPTGDAIRQYITQRSMSENFIWLSHDVAELQNEHLRRLSVHACANAHLNLPQSLSLLRTLAVFSTGAAATLDSYEAVLDFTKYKLLRVLDLKECAHLSAGHIQAIYSLVLMKYLSIKSGIIDRLPREIWKLNQLETLDLSGSGSSECDGADGIVTVYKEVLLLPRLKHLIGKFELSGTDTIWAPVPSDVEKFLKAHKSMLETLAGFVTGQKVGFPQLMSLMRRLRKVKIWCEPNAKRRNLHALSSAITKFIRDGPGEPHLSRSLSINFQGSSGGFTSDIDPVPGILAALKLQGKLGQFPPFVSQLSSIDELCLCSTGLSWEDIRAGLSYVDIQGELICVGGLKYLKLIENEDTLGPIVIQPDHLKSIKRLSIVCKPRLDITIQAGALPDLVSLHILCETLDVLPGTPGIEIAHMNQLDQVELHPQVQGGIRAQWQLAVDGHNNRPVPFLLFVEEP; from the coding sequence ATGGAGTTTGCTGTAGCGGCATTTAGCACGGTAGCTGGCGTCGCCTTGTCGAAGCTCTGCAGCGTGAAGGGGAAGCTAAATACTGATGCTACCATCATCAGTGAAGAACTCAAGTGGATCGAAGCTGCCATGAAGGATCATGCTTCCAGTGTCGAGCCGATGAGTTTCTTGCAGGCAGAATATTTTGCACAACTGAGGGCCTTGGCTTATGACATCCAAGACTGTATAGACAGCTTCAACGCCAAGATGACGACCGATGATGAATTTGCCGACAAAATTGCCCAACTCAAGGAGAGATCAACTGCAACGACTGAACGGATAAAGAGGTTTGGCTTTCCTGTACAAGGGGCTGCAGCACAAGCGGCGGCTGCTGCTGTCCCCGCGGAGATTCAGAATTTTCATTTCCTGATGAGGGGAGGTAATCTTAATGGTGATTACCACAACTGCTTGCTATATCTGCGCTTGTTCCCTCATGAACATCATGTCAGGACTAAGCCCCTAGAAAGGAGATGGACGGCTGAAGGACTTGTACCAGGAGAACAAGGCGCAGCCAGCAATTTGGGCATGCTTGTTGGTTCCAGTATCATCAGGTCCACCCAGAGAAGCAGCAATGGGAAGGTGAAGAGATGCCAGCCTACCGGCGATGCGATTCGGCAGTACATCACCCAACGGTCCATGTCGGAGAATTTCATATGGTTATCTCACGATGTGGCCGAATTGCAGAACGAACACCTCCGCAGGCTATCTGTGCATGCTTGTGCAAACGCCCATCTGAATTTGCCTCAGAGTTTATCTCTTCTCCGGACCCTGGCAGTATTCTCCACTGGCGCGGCGGCAACTCTAGATAGTTATGAAGCTGTTTTAGATTTTACCAAGTATAAACTGCTGCGAGTGTTGGACCTGAAAGAGTGTGCTCACCTTAGTGCGGGCCATATTCAGGCTATCTACAGCCTGGTGCTGATGAAATACCTGAGCATCAAATCGGGCATCATTGATAGGCTTCCAAGGGAAATCTGGAAGCTGAATCAGCTAGAGACACTCGACCTGAGTGGAAGTGGAAGCTCAGAATGTGACGGTGCTGATGGAATAGTGACGGTGTACAAAGAAGTCCTCCTGCTGCCGCGATTGAAGCATCTCATTGGCAAGTTTGAGCTTTCCGGAACAGATACCATTTGGGCACCTGTACCGTCAGATGTAGAGAAGTTCCTCAAAGCTCATAAGAGTATGCTGGAGACGCTGGCAGGATTTGTCACCGGTCAGAAAGTTGGATTTCCGCAACTGATGAGTCTTATGAGGCGGTTGCGGAAGGTGAAGATATGGTGCGAACCCAATGCAAAGCGAAGAAACCTGCATGCTCTTTCAAGTGCCATTACCAAATTCATTCGTGATGGTCCCGGAGAGCCTCATCTTAGTCGCTCCCTATCCATCAATTTCCAAGGATCCTCGGGAGGATTCACGAGCGATATAGACCCAGTTCCCGGCATACTCGCCGCTCTCAAGCTGCAAGGCAAACTGGGCCAGTTCCCTCCGTTTGTCTCACAGCTAAGTTCCATCGACGAGCTGTGCCTTTGCTCGACTGGTCTGAGCTGGGAGGATATTCGAGCCGGGCTGAGCTACGTGGATATTCAAGGCGAGCTGATCTGCGTTGGGGGACTGAAATATCTCAAGCTTATTGAAAATGAGGATACCCTCGGGCCCATCGTGATACAGCCTGATCACCTCAAAAGCATCAAGCGGTTGTCAATCGTGTGCAAGCCAAGGCTAGACATAACAATCCAAGCTGGCGCGCTGCCTGATCTTGTGTCGCTTCATATCCTCTGTGAAACACTGGATGTTCTTCCTGGAACACCCGGCATTGAGATTGCACATATGAATCAGCTGGATCAAGTCGAGCTCCATCCTCAGGTCCAGGGCGGAATAAGAGCTCAATGGCAACTGGCTGTAGATGGCCATAATAATAGGCCCGTGCCCTTCCTTTTGTTCGTTGAAGAACCCTGA
- the LOC123156681 gene encoding disease resistance protein RGA5 encodes MAQMEDVDAASPLPAMALDPDLHAAIRAPVTVMLGPSALLLRELDSSGQSLLGAEELRLLRDALREVCIPLKSMSEDDGASFMARWWMKIVRELCYDTQDYLNFVQSARDRPEFSELPDRAKAVYSGLLARAIDARERRRGFKWSPKTTRSDTWEAFNRRFSKKLVQLLGSFGVHTTPGAVVVEAPNKLVQLLALDDDVNDKTLKVIPIIGCAGVGKTTAARTLYHKHGGKFQCRAFVSVSQNPDMRGILTSMLAQLKAPRPPGFPDVLDLIGAISRHLQGKGYLIVLDDLWTASVWHIVSRAFPRGDHRSRIITTTQVHDVALACSGYHPVRIYKMELLDEYESRKLFFRRVFSSAPGDGCSPATKEVSYEIIRKCEGLPLAIVSIAGLLASELSIVMEDWRHIQNSFSSTSEGMKDILNLIYNSLPPGLRTCLLYLSMYPQGYVMKKAELVKHWVAEGFIGVVEGTVAMKIAERYFDELVSRAMVQAVDTDYTGKVLSCTVHHLVLDFIRSKSLDENFVTTVDYSESTLAHPDKVRRLSIQFGGVKSAYIPETIVTSKVRSLVFWGFFKCAPPSIMDYGFLRILNLHIWADEDNEIFDLIGIGNLFLLKYLTVECNITVKLPEKIGMLRYLETLEVDARLFAVPSDMDNLERLLHLRLPSESILPQGVAHMTSLRTLGNFDLSRRYSIENVLQLGGLSNLQDLQLTCAMAQQAENLEKNVLLLGWIVERLSFLQTITLVPASVSSHQDDGQAAAPTSIIIPPDGFNMEPPPDLLLQRIEMSRHCCIFFCIPKCFGELRKLCILKIAIRSLSRSDIEILERMPALAALALYNQTTPTEKMIMTDGGFYRLTYFKFLCAAPCLSFEQGAMPKLQNLNLGFNSDQWRSDTFETLGLSHLRGLTDVCVRLGTGAADNFNVKVAESALEAVVRNHPNSPRIRIKFVDLIFDGKEDDSTATHQYQEGKESRSARGQDGKQDATRGERQQQGPPMSKQDARRSKAVGASSKALPPMSKAVNASKSRAAVPPPTSSSPSKPMPSSSLTSPPKPRRRGSRTSPPRPTSPPQPKR; translated from the exons ATGGCGCAGATGGAGGATGTAGATGCCGCGTCCCCTCTGCCAGCGATGGCGTTGGACCCTGATCTCCACGCAGCGATTCGAGCTCCTGTTACTGTTATGCTGGGTCCGTCGGCCCTCCTCCTCCGGGAACTCGATTCTTCCGGACAGAGTCTTCTCGGTGCGGAGGAGCTTCGTCTTCTTAGAGATGCTCTCAGGGAAGTATGCATCCCCCTGAAGAGTATGTCCGAAGACGACGGTGCTAGCTTTATGGCCCGGTGGTGGATGAAGATAGTTCGGGAGCTTTGTTATGATACGCAGGATTACCTCAACTTCGTCCAAAGTGCTCGAGATCGTCCTGAATTTTCAGAGTTACCTGATCGTGCCAAGGCTGTTTATTCAGGCTTACTTGCTCGCGCCATTGATGCGAGGGAAAGACGCAGAGGTTTCAAGTGGTCTCCCAAGACCACCCGGTCTGACACGTGGGAAGCCTTCAACCGCCGCTTCTCCAAAAAACTTGTCCAGCTGCTGGGTTCCTTCGGTGTCCATACCACACCCGGTGCCGTGGTCGTGGAGGCCCCAAACAAGCTTGTCCAGCTGctagctttagatgatgatgtcaACGACAAGACACTCAAGGTGATACCTATAATTGGATGTGCAG GTGTTGGAAAGACAACAGCTGCCAGAACCTTGTATCACAAGCATGGAGGGAAATTTCAGTGCCGGGCTTTTGTAAGTGTGTCTCAGAATCCAGATATGAGGGGAATCCTCACCAGCATGCTAGCACAACTTAAGGCACCACGGCCCCCTGGCTTTCCTGATGTGCTGGACCTTATTGGCGCTATCAGCAGGCATCTCCAAGGCAAAGG GTACTTGATCGTACTTGATGATTTATGGACTGCATCGGTATGGCATATTGTTAGCCGCGCTTTTCCTCGTGGTGATCACCGCAGCAGAATAATAACAACTACACAAGTGCATGACGTAGCATTGGCATGCTCTGGTTATCACCCGGTCCGTATATATAAGATGGAacttcttgatgaatatgaatctCGAAAGTTATTCTTCCGTAGGGTGTTTAGCTCTGCCCCTGGAGATGGTTGTTCTCCAGCTACCAAAGAAGTCTCATACGAGATTATCAGAAAATGTGAAGGTTTGCCGTTAGCAATTGTAAGTATAGCAGGTCTGTTAGCAAGCGAATTAAGCATCGTCATGGAAGATTGGAGGCACATACAAAATTCTTTTTCCTCCACTTCCGAAGGGATGAAAGATATTTTAAACCTTATCTACAATAGTCTTCCACCTGGTTTGAGGACATGCTTGCTATATCTGAGTATGTATCCACAGGGCTACGTGATGAAGAAGGCTGAGTTGGTGAAGCACTGGGTAGCCGAAGGTTTTATCGGTGTTGTGGAAGGGACAGTCGCAATGAAAATTGCTGAGCGTTATTTTGATGAGCTTGTCAGCAGAGCAATGGTCCAGGCCGTGGACACCGATTATACTGGCAAGGTGTTGTCATGTACGGTTCACCATTTGGTACTGGATTTTATTAGGTCCAAATCTTTGGATGAGAATTTTGTCACCACTGTGGACTATTCTGAATCAACTCTAGCACACCCTGACAAAGTTCGTCGGTTATCCATCCAGTTTGGAGGGGTAAAAAGCGCATACATTCCAGAAACCATCGTAACATCGAAAGTTCGGTCACTTGTATTTTGGGGTTTCTTCAAGTGTGCGCCTCCTTCCATTATGGATTATGGATTTCTTCGTATTCTGAATCTTCATATTTGGGCTGATGAAGACAATGAGATTTTTGACCTCATTGGAATTGGGAACTTATTTCTTCTGAAGTATCTCACGGTTGAATGTAATATCACCGTCAAACTTCCAGAGAAGATTGGAATGCTCCGATACTTGGAGACACTGGAAGTAGATGCAAGATTGTTTGCTGTTCCATCAGATATGGATAATCTGGAGAGGTTACTGCACCTCCGTCTTCCGAGCGAATCTATCCTGCCTCAAGGAGTAGCCCACATGACATCTCTTCGCACTTTGGGGAATTTTGATCTCAGCCGCCGTTACTCAATAGAGAATGTATTACAACTTGGAGGGCTGTCTAATCTCCAGGATCTCCAGCTCACCTGTGCTATGGCACAGCAAGCAGAAAACCTGGAAAAGAATGTGCTACTCCTTGGCTGGATTGTTGAGAGGCTTAGTTTCTTGCAGACCATAACTTTGGTACCTGCTTCAGTGTCCTCTCATCAGGATGATGGTCAGGCTGCAGCACCTACAAGCATAATTATTCCCCCTGATGGATTTAACATGGAGCCTCCTCCAGACCTGCTTCTACAGAGGATCGAAATGTCGCGGCACTGCTGCATCTTCTTCTGCATACCTAAGTGCTTTGGAGAGCTAAGGAAACTCTGCATCCTAAAGATTGCAATTAGGAGTCTGTCGAGGAGTGATATTGAAATCCTGGAAAGAATGCCGGCCCTCGCTGCTCTCGCCCTGTATAATCAGACAACTCCCACAGAAAAGATGATCATGACTGACGGGGGATTCTATAGACTCACGTACTTCAAGTTCTTGTGTGCTGCACCATGCCTGTCCTTTGAACAAGGAGCGATGCCCAAACTCCAAAACCTCAACCTAGGATTCAACTCAGACCAATGGAGATCGGATACCTTTGAAACTCTTGGCTTGAGTCACTTGAGAGGCCTTACGGATGTATGTGTAAGACTTGGTACTGGGGCTGCTGACAACTTCAACGTAAAAGTTGCCGAGTCGGCATTGGAGGCTGTCGTCAGGAATCACCCCAACTCTCCTAGGATCAGAATAAAATTTGTGGATCTGATTTTTGATGGTAAGGAGGATGATAGCACCGCAACTCACCAGTATCAAGAAGGCAAGGAAAGCAG GTCTGCCAGAGGCCAAGATGGCAAACAAGATGCAACAAGGGGCGAACGTCAACAACAGGGGCCACCAATGAGCAAACAAGATGCACGGAGGAGCAAAGCAGTGGGAGCGTCATCAAAGGCACTACCACCGATGAGCAAAGCTGTAAATGCTAGCAAGTCAAGGGCAGCAGTACCTCCTCCCACCAGCTCTAGCCCATCAAAGCCGATGCCATCTTCCTCCCTTACCAGTCCACCAAAACCGAGGCGACGTGGCTCCCGCACCAGCCCTCCCCGACCCACGAGCCCGCCCCAACCCAAGCGCTAA
- the LOC123156684 gene encoding formin-like protein 20 yields the protein MSIQGQLLEVRVTGCRKLRDTEFFSRQDPYVIVEYANTKLRTRTCTDGGRNPSFDEKFHIPLIEGLRELSINVWNSNTINTDDFIGSCRVPLNKVLTSGYDDSSWPLQTRHMKSAGEVKLIMHFDVSAMKNKMAGKTSGQYAPSPYGASSASYPAPSAYAAAPPPHQAYPAPSHAPYPAPSAYSTPPPQQPYPTPPPQQPYPQQGGPPTSHPPQPYGQPYPPQPYGQPYPPQPYGQQPYPPQPYGQPYPPPSAAQSPYPPAPYPGAYPPRPY from the exons atgTCGATCCAGGGCCAGCTCCTCGAGGTCAGAG TGACGGGGTGCCGGAAGCTGCGGGACACGGAGTTCTTCTCGCGCCAGGACCCCTACGTCATCGTCGAGTACGCCAACACCAAGCTCCGCACCCGCACCTGCACCG ATGGGGGAAGGAACCCGTCCTTCGACGAGAAGTTTCATATACCACTCATCGAGGGGCTCCGTGAGCTGAGTATCAACGTGTGGAACAGCAACACAATCAACACTGATGACTTCATTGGCAGCTGCAG GGTGCCACTGAACAAGGTGCTCACGAGTGGCTACGATGATTCCTCGTGGCCCCTCCAGACACGCCATATGAA GTCTGCTGGGGAAGTTAAGCTTATCATGCACTTTGATGTCTCAGCAATG AAGAACAAGATGGCAGGTAAAACTTCTGGCCAGTACGCTCCTTCGCCATACGGTGCCTCCTCAGCTTCATACCCAGCGCCTTCAGCATATGCTGCAGCACCCCCACCGCACCAAGCTTATCCAGCTCCTAGCCACGCACCATATCCTGCTCCTTCTGCGTACTCAACTCCGCCTCCTCAGCAGCCATACCCAACTCCGCCTCCTCAGCAGCCATACCCGCAGCAGGGAGGTCCTCCTACAAGTCACCCACCACAGCCATATGGACAACCGTATCCACCGCAGCCATACGGGCAACCGTACCCACCACAGCCATATGGGCAGCAACCTTACCCGCCACAGCCATATGGGCAACCATACCCACCACCTTCAGCAGCGCAATCCCCTTATCCACCTG CGCCGTACCCCGGAGCTTATCCACCGCGGCCATATTGA
- the LOC123156686 gene encoding formin-like protein 20, whose translation MSIQGQLLEVRVTGCRKLRDTEFFSRQDPYVIVEYANTKLRTRTCTDGGRNPSFDEKFHIPLIEGLRELSINVWNSNTINTDDFIGSCRVPLNKVLTSGYDDSSWPLQTRHMKSAGEVKLIMHFDVSAMKNKMAGKTSGQYAPSPYGASSASYPAPSAYAAAPPPHQAYPAPSHAPYPAPSAYSTPPPQQPYPTPPPQQPYPQQGGPPTSHPPQPYGQPYPPQPYGQPYPPQPYGQQPYPPQPYGQPYPPPSAAQSPYPPAPYPGAYPPRPY comes from the exons atgTCGATCCAGGGCCAGCTCCTCGAGGTCAGAG TGACGGGGTGCCGGAAGCTGCGGGACACGGAGTTCTTCTCGCGCCAGGACCCCTACGTCATCGTCGAGTACGCCAACACCAAGCTCCGCACCCGCACCTGCACCG ATGGGGGAAGGAACCCGTCCTTCGACGAGAAGTTTCATATACCACTCATCGAGGGGCTCCGTGAGCTGAGTATCAACGTGTGGAACAGCAACACAATCAACACTGATGACTTCATTGGCAGCTGCAG GGTGCCACTGAACAAGGTGCTCACGAGTGGCTACGATGATTCCTCGTGGCCCCTCCAGACACGCCATATGAA GTCTGCTGGGGAAGTTAAGCTTATCATGCACTTTGATGTCTCAGCAATG AAGAACAAGATGGCAGGTAAAACTTCTGGCCAGTACGCTCCTTCGCCATACGGTGCCTCCTCAGCTTCATACCCAGCGCCTTCAGCATATGCTGCAGCACCCCCACCGCACCAAGCTTATCCAGCTCCTAGCCACGCACCATATCCTGCTCCTTCTGCGTACTCAACTCCGCCTCCTCAGCAGCCATACCCAACTCCGCCTCCTCAGCAGCCATACCCGCAGCAGGGAGGTCCTCCTACAAGTCACCCACCACAGCCATATGGACAACCGTATCCACCGCAGCCATACGGGCAACCGTACCCACCACAGCCATATGGGCAGCAACCTTACCCGCCACAGCCATATGGGCAACCCTACCCACCACCTTCAGCAGCACAATCCCCTTATCCACCTG CGCCGTACCCCGGAGCTTATCCACCGCGGCCATATTGA